In one Zalophus californianus isolate mZalCal1 chromosome 10, mZalCal1.pri.v2, whole genome shotgun sequence genomic region, the following are encoded:
- the PRSS27 gene encoding LOW QUALITY PROTEIN: serine protease 27 (The sequence of the model RefSeq protein was modified relative to this genomic sequence to represent the inferred CDS: substituted 1 base at 1 genomic stop codon) has protein sequence MEPCTLSXCSQTSSHHCPPARCPSWAETRRRQPAMALLLLLLWFGTPGAAASSVCGHPRMLNRMVGGQDASVGEWPWQVSIQRNGSHFCGGSLITERWVLTAAHCFSNTSQTSLYQVLLGARQLVRPGPHAVYARVKRVESNPLYQGMASSADVALVELEAPVTFTNYILPVCVPDPSVVFETGTNCWVTGWGSPSEEDRLPNPRVLQKLAVPIIDTPKCNLLYSKDTESGFQAKAIKDDMLCAGFAEGKKDACKGDSGGPLVCLVGQSWLQAGVISWGEGCARRNRPGVYIRVTSHHTWIHRIIPELQFQQAGLGGQKRGPRQSSVQNSAPCPAAHAVLWVLAALLTLL, from the exons ATGGAGCCCTGCACCTTAAGCTAGTGCTCACAGACCTCCAGCCACCACTGCCCCCCAGCTCGGTGCCCCAGCTGGGCTGAGACCAGGAGGCGACAGCCAGCCATGgccctgctcctgctgctgctgtggTTTG GGACTCCGGGAGCCGCAGCATCAAGCG TGTGCGGGCACCCGAGGATGCTGAACAGGATGGTGGGCGGCCAGGACGCTTCGGTGGGCGAGTGGCCCTGGCAGGTCAGCATCCAGCGCAACGGAAGCCACTTCTGCGGGGGCAGCCTCATCACAGAGCGATGGGTCCTCACCGCCGCGCACTGCTTCTCCAA CACCTCCCAGACATCCCTGTACCAGGTCCTGCTTGGGGCGCGGCAGCTGGTGAGGCCAGGCCCACACGCTGTGTACGCCCGGGTGAAGAGGGTGGAGAGCAACCCACTGTACCAGGGCATGGCCTCCAGTGCCGACGTGGCCCTGGTGGAGCTGGAGGCACCGGTGACCTTCACCAACTATATCCTCCCCGTGTGCGTGCCTGACCCCTCGGTCGTCTTTGAGACGGGCACGAACTGCTGGGTCACCGGCTGGGGCAGCCCCAGTGAGGAAG ACCGCCTGCCCAACCCGCGGGTCCTGCAGAAGCTCGCGGTGCCCATCATCGACACACCCAAGTGCAACCTGCTCTACAGCAAAGACACCGAGTCCGGCTTCCAGGCGAAAGCCATCAAGGACGACATGCTGTGTGCCGGCTTTGCCGAGGGCAAGAAGGACGCCTGCAAG gGCGACTCGGGGGGACCCCTGGTGTGCCTGGTGGGTCAGTCGTGGCTGCAGGCTGGGGTGATCAGCTGGGGCGAGGGCTGCGCCCGCCGGAACCGCCCAGGAGTCTACATCCGGGTCACCTCCCACCATACTTGGATCCATCGGATCATCCCAGAACTACAATTCCAACAGGCTGGGCTGGGTGGCCAGAAGCGGGGGCCCCGGCAGTCCTCTGTTCAGAACTCCGCGCCCTGCCCGGCAGCCCATGCGGTCCTCTGGGTTCTTGCGGCCCTGCTCACCCTCCTTTGA